One stretch of Leadbetterella byssophila DSM 17132 DNA includes these proteins:
- a CDS encoding heme ABC transporter ATP-binding protein, protein MVKGERIHYSHRQIPILKGVNVDLEYGEILAIIGPNGAGKSTLLNILSNELKSEQVDFKKLSFSNWDTLELSRHKAKFSQHFATDIPLTVEEVVIMGRYPYFSSEPDEADWSAAHAAMAEVEISELGKRPYNHLSGGEKQRVHLARVLAQLKNVIAHKLLLLDEPLNNLDVKHQHLVLDIIGKLVKQGNSVVLVLHDLNLAAQYAHKILLMKEGKVLSVGKPEEVMTTEFLSAAYGFPAQTFLHPETGKRLIFFGDK, encoded by the coding sequence ATGGTAAAGGGAGAAAGGATACATTATAGCCACCGGCAGATTCCTATCCTCAAAGGAGTGAATGTGGATTTAGAATACGGTGAGATTCTGGCTATCATAGGACCTAATGGGGCCGGCAAATCTACTTTATTAAACATCCTTTCCAATGAACTCAAAAGCGAGCAAGTGGATTTCAAAAAGTTATCATTTTCTAATTGGGATACACTTGAGTTAAGTAGGCATAAGGCGAAATTTTCTCAACATTTTGCCACAGATATACCTTTGACGGTGGAAGAAGTAGTCATTATGGGTCGATATCCCTATTTCTCTTCAGAACCAGATGAGGCAGACTGGAGTGCAGCACATGCGGCCATGGCTGAAGTGGAAATTTCTGAATTGGGAAAAAGACCTTATAATCACCTTTCGGGAGGGGAGAAGCAAAGGGTTCATTTGGCTAGGGTTTTGGCGCAATTAAAAAACGTAATAGCCCATAAACTACTATTGCTTGATGAACCATTGAATAATTTGGATGTTAAACATCAACATCTGGTGCTGGATATCATTGGAAAACTAGTAAAGCAAGGCAATTCAGTAGTATTGGTGCTGCATGATTTGAATCTGGCCGCCCAATACGCGCATAAAATTCTATTGATGAAAGAGGGAAAGGTGCTTTCTGTAGGAAAGCCCGAGGAAGTGATGACTACTGAATTTTTGAGCGCTGCTTATGGATTCCCCGCTCAAACTTTTCTACATCCGGAAACAGGTAAAAGATTAATATTTTTTGGCGATAAATAA
- a CDS encoding DUF4301 family protein, which yields MNFNEKDLKQIRDRKSELSTIEAQLENFRTGFPFIKAVRPATISDGILRLDEEKLEKYQTLFHKKAKNLLKFVPASGAASRMFKSLYSAKDEGKVDASVQQFEENLQKFAFYNSLSTFIKEETLKGKLNALLTPQGLDYGNLPKGLLEFHSYPEKARTAIEEHLVEGALYANHKGRVKLHFTVSPEHKKKFKTLIDQVKEEYERKYEVKYSISFSEQKSSTDTIAVDAKNEPFRDDKGNLLFRPAGHGALLENLNDLKADIIFIKNIDNVVPDHLKNETVKYKKALAGILLDYQKTIFSFIKRLEKTEVSAYMIQKANRFLRQQLNVEPPKGFRNWSIEEKKAFAIEKLRRPLRVCGMVKNVGEPGGGPFWVSNTDGSVSLQVVESAQFNLQNKRQKSIFEQATHFNPVDLICSFKTPENTYYHLPDFRDDQTGFITEKSQNGKTLKAQELPGLWNGAMANWNTIFVEVPLITFNPVKTVNDLLRKEHQPL from the coding sequence ATGAATTTCAACGAAAAAGACCTTAAACAAATCAGAGACAGGAAAAGCGAGCTCTCAACGATTGAAGCGCAACTAGAAAACTTTAGAACAGGATTTCCATTCATCAAGGCCGTCCGACCAGCAACCATTTCTGACGGCATCTTGCGTCTGGACGAGGAAAAATTGGAAAAATATCAGACCTTATTCCATAAAAAAGCCAAAAACCTACTGAAATTCGTGCCGGCTTCCGGAGCAGCCAGTAGAATGTTCAAATCCCTATATTCCGCAAAAGATGAAGGAAAAGTAGATGCTTCCGTTCAGCAATTTGAAGAAAATCTGCAAAAATTTGCTTTCTACAATAGCCTTTCCACCTTTATCAAAGAAGAAACTTTGAAAGGAAAACTAAATGCCTTACTTACTCCTCAAGGCTTGGATTATGGCAATCTACCCAAAGGGCTCCTGGAATTCCACTCTTACCCGGAGAAAGCTCGTACGGCCATAGAGGAACATCTGGTAGAAGGTGCATTGTATGCAAACCATAAGGGGAGAGTCAAACTACATTTCACCGTTTCTCCGGAACACAAGAAGAAATTCAAAACACTTATAGATCAAGTCAAAGAAGAGTACGAAAGAAAATACGAGGTTAAATACTCCATTTCATTTTCTGAACAAAAATCCTCTACTGATACCATTGCGGTAGATGCTAAGAACGAACCTTTCCGTGATGACAAAGGAAACCTCCTATTCAGACCTGCAGGACATGGAGCACTATTGGAAAATCTCAATGATCTAAAAGCAGATATCATCTTTATCAAAAATATAGATAATGTAGTACCGGACCATTTGAAAAACGAGACGGTTAAATACAAAAAAGCCTTGGCGGGAATTCTTTTGGACTACCAAAAAACCATCTTCTCCTTTATCAAAAGGTTAGAAAAAACTGAGGTGAGTGCTTACATGATCCAAAAGGCCAATAGATTCCTTCGTCAACAACTGAATGTTGAACCTCCTAAAGGTTTTAGAAACTGGTCCATAGAGGAAAAGAAGGCATTTGCTATAGAAAAGTTAAGAAGGCCGCTTCGCGTATGCGGTATGGTGAAAAACGTAGGCGAACCGGGTGGAGGTCCATTCTGGGTGAGCAATACAGACGGTTCCGTTTCTCTCCAAGTGGTAGAGTCAGCCCAATTTAATTTACAGAACAAAAGACAGAAAAGCATTTTTGAACAAGCTACACATTTCAATCCCGTAGACTTGATCTGCTCATTTAAAACTCCGGAAAACACCTATTACCATCTTCCGGATTTCAGAGATGACCAAACCGGCTTTATCACAGAGAAATCTCAGAACGGGAAAACCTTAAAGGCTCAGGAACTTCCGGGACTGTGGAACGGTGCCATGGCGAATTGGAATACCATTTTTGTGGAAGTACCTTTGATCACGTTCAACCCTGTAAAAACAGTCAACGATTTACTAAGAAAAGAACATCAACCCTTATAA
- a CDS encoding penicillin acylase family protein, translating to MKLLKYIWSPLLAIGLIYLFDHPLGSAPALGKFFSPFHGFLQNTTQEEDLSEEIFLEGVKEPVKVVYDQNYVPHVFAENEDDLYYTQGYLVARDRLWQMEFYTLVAAGRLTEVVGETAFEYDRYNRRLGMARAAQQIVEEQKKIPEAWNALTSYAAGVNAYISQLSYKKLPVEYKILGYQPEEWTPYKTVLMLMNMRQTLNGQSDDFRLTNVLAQYGIDTIKDLFPDYASNESPIIPAGTPWKFTPIEVKSPEETLPPLDKELLSEYIEKPNPGIGSNNWAIGGSKSATGLPILANDPHLGLSLPSIWFQMQLSAPGVNVYGVALPGCPGITIGFNKDIAWGVTNVGSDVMDFYKIKFKDDTKKEYWYDGQWKPSTIYIEEFKMKSGKVIKDTLIYTHHGPIVYNEQKETNFNKSTPAGHAMKWIAHNTVGSDLLTFLKLNKAKNYEDYREALAIYSAPAQNFVFASNSNDIAITVNGRLPLKWKNQGKFILDGSNPEHEWQGYIPFEQNPTVKNPPRGFVSSANQFSTDPTYPYYLGWKFAPAYRGQRINQRLDRMKNATADSLRMLQNDNYNLVAERLLPVLLPVIEKSKHKEAVEVLKEWDRNNEANSIATTIFETWSRTLSDWIWEDEFPDMYPNPDRTALLLTKEQNAKWFDNVLTADTVETFEYIVAGSFQATLDTLTKHHGEMKNWEWYKVKNTGINHLVPAFKSFSRSTIKNGGGAQIVNATTTRTGPSWRMVVELDKEWPRAYGLYPGGQSGRPSSKYYSNMIDDWAEGRLNRLIFMKSKDEKIDKHLKNIIINPKN from the coding sequence ATGAAGTTATTAAAGTACATATGGAGTCCACTGCTTGCCATTGGCCTCATCTATCTTTTTGATCACCCGCTGGGCTCAGCCCCGGCCTTGGGTAAGTTCTTCAGTCCCTTCCACGGTTTCCTGCAAAATACCACCCAAGAAGAAGACCTATCTGAAGAAATCTTCTTGGAAGGAGTAAAAGAGCCTGTAAAAGTAGTTTACGACCAAAATTATGTCCCCCACGTTTTTGCTGAAAACGAAGACGACCTATACTATACCCAAGGATATCTGGTAGCCCGAGACCGTCTTTGGCAAATGGAATTCTATACCTTAGTGGCAGCAGGACGCTTGACAGAAGTAGTGGGCGAAACCGCCTTTGAATATGACCGATACAACAGAAGATTAGGCATGGCCAGAGCGGCCCAACAAATCGTAGAAGAGCAAAAGAAGATCCCTGAAGCATGGAATGCTTTGACTTCCTATGCAGCCGGAGTTAATGCCTACATATCTCAATTGTCCTATAAAAAGCTACCGGTAGAATATAAAATTCTGGGATACCAACCGGAAGAATGGACCCCTTATAAGACCGTATTGATGCTGATGAACATGCGTCAAACCCTCAATGGTCAAAGTGATGATTTTAGACTTACTAATGTTTTAGCCCAATACGGAATAGATACCATCAAAGATCTTTTTCCAGATTATGCTTCTAACGAATCTCCTATCATCCCTGCCGGAACCCCTTGGAAATTTACTCCAATAGAAGTTAAATCCCCTGAGGAAACCCTGCCTCCACTTGACAAGGAATTATTGAGTGAATACATAGAAAAACCAAATCCGGGCATAGGTTCTAATAACTGGGCCATAGGAGGATCAAAATCCGCCACCGGCCTCCCAATTCTTGCAAATGACCCTCACCTGGGCCTTAGCCTTCCTTCCATTTGGTTCCAGATGCAACTTTCTGCGCCGGGAGTGAACGTTTATGGAGTAGCTCTACCGGGCTGTCCGGGTATCACCATAGGCTTCAATAAAGACATAGCCTGGGGTGTAACAAACGTGGGATCTGATGTGATGGATTTCTATAAAATCAAATTCAAAGACGACACAAAAAAAGAATACTGGTATGATGGTCAATGGAAACCTTCCACCATCTACATTGAAGAATTCAAAATGAAGAGTGGGAAAGTGATAAAGGATACTTTGATCTACACCCACCACGGACCAATAGTCTACAATGAGCAAAAGGAGACTAACTTTAACAAGTCTACTCCTGCGGGACACGCCATGAAGTGGATTGCCCATAACACGGTAGGCTCAGATTTGCTTACTTTCCTGAAATTAAACAAAGCAAAGAACTATGAGGATTACAGGGAAGCTTTAGCCATCTACTCTGCACCGGCTCAGAACTTTGTTTTTGCCAGTAATTCTAATGATATAGCCATAACCGTTAATGGTAGACTACCCCTGAAATGGAAGAACCAGGGTAAGTTCATTTTGGACGGTAGTAATCCGGAGCACGAATGGCAAGGATACATTCCTTTCGAACAAAATCCAACTGTCAAAAACCCACCCCGTGGTTTTGTAAGTTCCGCCAATCAGTTCTCTACTGATCCTACCTACCCTTATTACCTGGGATGGAAATTCGCTCCTGCTTATAGAGGTCAAAGAATCAATCAGCGCCTGGATCGTATGAAAAATGCCACAGCGGATAGTTTGAGAATGCTGCAAAACGACAACTACAACCTAGTAGCTGAACGACTTCTTCCGGTTTTACTGCCTGTCATTGAAAAGTCCAAGCACAAAGAGGCGGTGGAAGTACTGAAAGAATGGGATAGAAATAACGAAGCTAATTCGATAGCAACGACCATCTTTGAAACTTGGTCCAGAACATTGAGCGATTGGATCTGGGAGGACGAATTCCCAGACATGTACCCCAATCCGGACCGTACAGCTCTTCTCTTGACAAAGGAGCAAAATGCAAAATGGTTTGATAATGTACTGACCGCAGATACCGTTGAAACCTTTGAATATATAGTAGCGGGAAGTTTCCAAGCCACCTTAGATACCCTCACCAAACATCATGGTGAAATGAAGAACTGGGAATGGTACAAGGTGAAAAACACCGGTATCAATCATTTGGTACCCGCATTCAAATCTTTTAGTAGAAGTACCATTAAAAATGGTGGTGGTGCACAAATAGTGAATGCCACGACCACTAGAACCGGCCCATCCTGGAGAATGGTAGTTGAACTTGATAAAGAGTGGCCTAGAGCTTATGGTCTATACCCGGGTGGACAGTCAGGCAGACCTTCAAGTAAATATTATTCAAACATGATAGATGATTGGGCAGAAGGACGATTAAATCGTTTGATCTTTATGAAGAGTAAGGATGAAAAGATCGACAAACATCTAAAAAATATCATCATTAACCCTAAGAACTAA
- the ggt gene encoding gamma-glutamyltransferase codes for MKKGIYFISTLILLWAGACKNAPKKEENKDLFTLFVEDNKPFYSDKKGVFAKNGMVASAHEEASKAGIEILQAGGNAIDAAIATHYALAVVFPFAGNLGGGGFAVIRKNNGEFHSIDFREKAPLAAHRDMYLDKDGNVIEGLSLKGHLASGVPGSVDGTVELHKKFGKLSWEKILEPAIRLAEKGVILTEREAKGLNNYRKTFLEVNGDDLQYFVKPDRSDWKTGELLVQKDLAECLKRIRDHKREGFYSGKTADLLVEEMKRGGGIISHEDLRQYKSAWRKPLEGQYRGYKVVSMAPSSSGGIALIQMLKLVEPYPLQEWGWNSEKTAQVMIEAERRVYADRSKWLGDTDFIKVPIDELLSSDYLKERWKDFNPEKASKSSEIEGGTIPGYESQETTHFSVVDKDGNAVSLTTTINGAYGSKVIVKGAGFLMNNEMDDFAIKAGVPNMFGLTGNKANEIAPGKRMLSCMSPTIIEKDGKLFMVVGTPGGSTIMTSIFQTILNVIDHKMSMQQSVNALKFHHQWLPDRTVYEKGAFSEKTLEALRKKGYVMDQQSGTLGRMDCILVYPDGRLEGASDPRADNTSVGY; via the coding sequence ATGAAAAAAGGAATCTACTTCATCTCCACCCTAATTTTACTATGGGCAGGAGCTTGTAAAAACGCTCCAAAAAAAGAAGAAAACAAAGATCTATTCACTCTATTTGTAGAGGACAACAAACCATTCTATTCTGACAAGAAAGGAGTATTTGCAAAGAATGGCATGGTAGCTTCAGCACATGAAGAAGCCTCAAAAGCCGGGATTGAAATCCTTCAAGCCGGGGGGAATGCCATAGATGCTGCCATAGCTACCCATTATGCCCTAGCCGTAGTATTCCCTTTTGCAGGAAACCTAGGCGGTGGCGGTTTTGCCGTTATTCGTAAGAATAATGGAGAATTCCACTCCATAGACTTTAGAGAGAAAGCTCCTCTTGCGGCCCATCGTGACATGTATCTGGACAAAGACGGTAACGTCATTGAAGGGTTAAGCCTTAAAGGACATCTAGCCAGTGGAGTACCCGGATCTGTAGACGGTACCGTTGAACTCCACAAAAAGTTCGGAAAACTGAGTTGGGAAAAAATCCTTGAACCGGCTATCCGACTAGCAGAAAAAGGTGTCATCCTTACCGAAAGGGAAGCTAAAGGTCTAAATAACTACAGAAAAACCTTCCTGGAAGTAAATGGAGACGATCTTCAGTACTTTGTAAAACCGGATAGAAGCGACTGGAAGACAGGTGAACTCCTAGTACAGAAAGATCTAGCAGAGTGTTTGAAAAGAATCCGCGATCATAAACGTGAAGGATTCTATAGCGGGAAAACTGCCGATCTCCTCGTCGAAGAAATGAAAAGAGGGGGAGGAATAATTTCCCATGAGGATCTTCGTCAATACAAATCAGCTTGGAGAAAACCTTTAGAAGGGCAATACCGCGGTTATAAAGTAGTATCCATGGCCCCTTCTTCCAGCGGAGGAATTGCCTTAATTCAGATGCTGAAATTAGTGGAACCTTACCCTCTACAAGAATGGGGATGGAACAGTGAGAAAACAGCGCAAGTAATGATCGAAGCGGAAAGAAGAGTATATGCGGATAGATCGAAATGGCTAGGAGATACTGATTTCATCAAAGTGCCCATTGACGAACTACTATCTTCAGATTATTTAAAAGAAAGATGGAAAGATTTTAATCCTGAAAAAGCTTCAAAAAGTTCAGAAATAGAAGGTGGCACCATTCCCGGTTATGAATCCCAAGAAACTACCCATTTCTCTGTGGTAGATAAAGACGGAAATGCTGTGTCTTTAACTACAACCATAAATGGAGCTTATGGTTCCAAAGTGATTGTGAAAGGTGCAGGCTTCTTAATGAATAACGAAATGGACGACTTTGCCATCAAAGCCGGCGTTCCTAACATGTTTGGATTAACCGGAAACAAAGCTAACGAAATAGCTCCGGGTAAGAGAATGCTTAGTTGTATGAGCCCAACTATCATCGAAAAAGACGGAAAACTATTCATGGTAGTGGGTACTCCGGGAGGCTCTACCATCATGACCTCTATTTTCCAAACCATCTTAAACGTGATAGATCACAAAATGAGTATGCAGCAATCTGTAAATGCTTTGAAATTCCATCACCAGTGGTTACCGGACAGAACCGTATATGAAAAAGGAGCTTTCTCTGAGAAAACATTGGAAGCTTTAAGAAAGAAAGGCTATGTCATGGATCAGCAGTCGGGTACCTTAGGAAGAATGGATTGTATACTGGTTTATCCTGACGGAAGACTAGAAGGAGCCTCAGATCCACGAGCAGATAACACTTCAGTAGGATATTGA
- a CDS encoding ABC transporter permease: protein MLFLRLTLESFRFAWQALRSNILRTVLSLLGVTIGIFSIIGVYTMVDSLENNVKSGLSSIGSQSIYIERFTWGLGEEDYPWWKYFARPMPTYREFRSLKNNLKEAEAITILTWNNAVAKRESSSFRSLIQGVSYEYSEINEVPIEKGRYFLEQEVDAARPVAIIGASVAETLFGNEDPINKRIKLKGENFTVIGVVEKKGKQMIEIAGNPDEKVFIPFLKSKRMFGSGFLTGTIQVKAKDVENGLENLEHELRGQMRTIRGLRPLDEDNFALNRPDALVNFMTTIFSSIRMGGFVIGLFALLIGGFGIANIMFVSVKERTNIIGIQKSLGAKNFFILFQFLFEAVFLCLLGGFIGLVLVYFISFIPLGSMEIVLSTKNMIFGVMISSIIGVVAGLVPAFQAANMDPVIAIRAK from the coding sequence ATGCTATTTTTAAGGCTTACCCTAGAAAGTTTTCGTTTTGCCTGGCAGGCGTTGCGCTCTAATATATTGCGTACTGTTTTGTCTCTATTAGGTGTAACTATAGGTATCTTCTCCATCATAGGAGTGTATACTATGGTTGATTCATTGGAAAACAATGTAAAATCAGGATTAAGCAGTATTGGTAGCCAATCCATATATATAGAAAGATTTACTTGGGGATTAGGAGAGGAGGATTATCCTTGGTGGAAATATTTTGCACGTCCTATGCCTACTTATAGGGAATTCAGGTCCCTGAAGAATAATTTGAAGGAAGCGGAGGCTATCACCATCCTTACATGGAATAATGCTGTAGCGAAAAGGGAAAGTAGCAGTTTTCGTTCATTGATTCAGGGGGTAAGTTATGAGTACAGTGAGATTAATGAAGTTCCCATAGAGAAGGGCAGGTATTTTTTGGAACAAGAAGTAGACGCTGCACGTCCGGTAGCTATTATAGGTGCTAGTGTAGCAGAAACCTTATTTGGGAATGAAGATCCTATCAACAAGAGGATTAAGTTGAAAGGAGAAAACTTCACAGTGATAGGAGTAGTAGAGAAGAAGGGTAAGCAAATGATAGAGATTGCGGGTAACCCGGATGAAAAGGTTTTTATTCCTTTTTTGAAAAGTAAGCGCATGTTTGGATCAGGATTCTTAACGGGGACCATTCAGGTAAAAGCTAAGGATGTAGAAAATGGATTAGAAAATCTAGAACATGAGCTGAGAGGGCAAATGCGTACCATTAGAGGTTTAAGGCCTTTGGATGAAGACAACTTTGCTTTAAATAGACCAGATGCCTTGGTGAACTTTATGACCACTATTTTCTCTTCCATTAGAATGGGAGGTTTCGTAATAGGTCTTTTCGCCTTATTGATTGGTGGATTTGGTATAGCAAATATTATGTTCGTTTCCGTTAAGGAGAGGACGAATATCATTGGTATCCAAAAATCCCTTGGAGCTAAGAATTTCTTTATACTCTTCCAATTCCTTTTTGAAGCCGTATTTCTCTGCTTATTAGGTGGTTTTATAGGCTTGGTACTGGTTTATTTCATCAGTTTTATACCTCTGGGATCAATGGAGATTGTACTCTCAACGAAGAACATGATCTTTGGAGTGATGATATCGAGTATTATTGGGGTGGTAGCCGGATTAGTTCCTGCTTTCCAGGCGGCAAATATGGATCCGGTAATAGCTATTCGTGCGAAATAA
- a CDS encoding hemin-degrading factor: MTALKQKWDELKAENPRIRIRNAAEVLGVSEAELLVTQEGVVPLKPDFASILLEVEKLGKVMALTRNEACVHERKGIYLNGDFSNPHAQLFVGEDIDMRIFLSAWKYGFAVEEGDKKSLQFFGKDGLALHKIYLTKDSHIGAFQTLVSKFKNEPQHLEIVPVLQNSDEKPDEEIDTVGFHQDWRNLKDTHHFFSLLKKYGVSRTQALRLAPDQYFAKKIEKDLVVKAIEESAKRGFHIMVFVGNRGNIQIHTGPVQRTLWHGTWFNVMDPDFNLHLDVAKIEQSWIVRKPTDDGIVTSIEVFDKKGDIIVQLFGKRKPGLPEMPEWRDLVNLL, from the coding sequence ATGACTGCTTTAAAACAGAAATGGGATGAACTGAAAGCTGAAAATCCTAGAATAAGAATTAGAAATGCTGCGGAGGTTTTGGGTGTGAGTGAAGCGGAATTGTTGGTGACACAGGAAGGGGTGGTACCATTAAAGCCTGATTTTGCATCTATCCTATTGGAAGTTGAGAAACTTGGGAAGGTGATGGCTTTGACCCGAAATGAGGCTTGCGTTCATGAAAGAAAAGGTATTTACCTAAATGGTGATTTTTCAAATCCTCATGCTCAGCTTTTTGTAGGGGAAGATATTGATATGCGTATCTTTTTATCTGCTTGGAAATATGGATTTGCAGTGGAAGAAGGAGATAAAAAGAGCCTGCAGTTTTTTGGGAAAGATGGTTTAGCCCTTCATAAGATTTATTTGACAAAAGACAGCCATATAGGAGCTTTTCAAACTTTGGTAAGTAAATTCAAAAATGAACCTCAGCATTTGGAGATAGTACCAGTCTTGCAGAATTCTGATGAGAAACCGGACGAAGAAATTGACACGGTTGGATTTCACCAAGATTGGAGAAACTTAAAAGATACGCACCATTTCTTTTCCTTATTAAAGAAATATGGGGTTAGTAGGACTCAAGCTCTAAGGTTAGCCCCGGATCAATACTTTGCAAAGAAAATTGAAAAAGACCTGGTGGTAAAAGCTATAGAAGAATCAGCGAAAAGAGGATTCCATATAATGGTTTTCGTGGGTAACAGAGGGAATATTCAGATTCATACAGGACCTGTGCAGAGGACACTTTGGCATGGGACATGGTTCAATGTAATGGATCCAGACTTCAACTTACATTTGGACGTGGCAAAAATAGAACAGAGTTGGATAGTCAGAAAGCCCACCGATGATGGGATAGTGACTTCAATAGAAGTATTTGACAAAAAAGGTGATATAATTGTACAATTATTTGGAAAAAGAAAGCCTGGGCTACCCGAAATGCCAGAGTGGCGAGATCTGGTAAACTTATTATAA
- a CDS encoding FecCD family ABC transporter permease gives MKKKLIISIALLLVLALAATGVGVYPIKSSIIELLMGEGLANDIYIFRGVRLPRIVMAMLVGSLLAVSGCSLQGIFRNPLATPDLIGVTAGATLMAALTIVLGEWFRLWIPEVIQYSLISVAAFTGALFAIILVYGLAKRGGKVEVVIMLLAGVAVSALGFSLVGLLTYVAKDDQLRDLTFWNLGSLGGATWTKNGILLLVLVGSFLYLLPQGKALNALMLGETDAEHLGIQVETVKRRVIVFSALMVGVSVAFCGSINFIGLVVPYLLRLTLGSNFVYLLPFSAVWGAILLLSADTVSRTIVAPAELPVGILTALLGAPVFVAILKSSMKW, from the coding sequence TTGAAAAAGAAGTTGATTATATCGATAGCTTTGCTTTTAGTCTTAGCTTTAGCCGCGACCGGTGTAGGTGTATACCCTATTAAGTCATCCATAATAGAGTTGTTAATGGGTGAAGGTTTGGCGAACGACATATATATTTTCCGAGGGGTCAGATTGCCAAGAATTGTTATGGCAATGTTAGTAGGAAGCCTCTTAGCCGTTTCCGGATGTAGTTTGCAAGGTATTTTTCGTAACCCCCTAGCTACCCCTGATTTAATAGGGGTAACAGCTGGTGCAACTTTAATGGCAGCGCTGACCATTGTTTTAGGAGAGTGGTTTCGTCTATGGATTCCAGAGGTTATTCAATATTCTTTAATTAGTGTTGCCGCGTTTACGGGCGCCTTGTTTGCTATTATCCTTGTTTATGGCTTAGCTAAAAGGGGTGGGAAGGTGGAGGTGGTTATTATGCTTCTTGCCGGAGTGGCTGTTTCAGCATTGGGATTTTCTTTAGTTGGCTTATTGACTTATGTGGCTAAAGACGACCAGCTTCGTGATCTTACTTTTTGGAATTTGGGAAGTTTAGGTGGGGCCACCTGGACCAAGAATGGGATACTATTACTTGTGTTGGTAGGATCATTTTTGTATTTGTTGCCGCAGGGAAAGGCACTTAATGCTCTTATGTTAGGCGAAACGGATGCGGAGCATTTGGGCATTCAAGTAGAAACGGTTAAAAGGAGAGTGATCGTTTTCTCCGCTTTAATGGTTGGTGTTTCAGTCGCTTTTTGCGGCAGCATAAACTTTATAGGATTAGTGGTTCCTTATCTTCTGCGACTAACGTTAGGTTCGAATTTTGTTTATCTATTGCCTTTTTCGGCGGTGTGGGGAGCCATTCTGCTTTTATCTGCTGATACGGTCAGCAGAACTATAGTGGCACCGGCTGAATTGCCAGTAGGTATATTGACCGCCCTCTTAGGTGCACCGGTCTTTGTAGCTATTTTAAAAAGTTCAATGAAATGGTAA
- a CDS encoding ChaN family lipoprotein codes for MKYVLILMLISCQTFAQDLVPYRLYNDKGKEVSFKKMIQSLEGYDVVLFGELHNNAFVHWAQLRTLKALHAKKGNQLILGAEMFERDNQEGLDRYLKGEIDSKQLGEEVRLWKNHPTDYAPLVDFAKKEGLVFRATNVPRRFASEVARKGLDSLKLSDDERSYVVKLPFDVSLDTPGYQEMVKMVHSGANAMNFVAAQAIKDATMAESILQVWAPGKQLLHFHGDFHSKDFGGIYWYLKKARPELKVAVVSIMESEDADLRLPQKGTQFNLVIPVDMAKSY; via the coding sequence ATGAAATATGTACTAATCCTGATGCTGATTTCTTGTCAAACTTTTGCACAAGATCTTGTTCCTTACAGATTATATAATGATAAAGGAAAGGAGGTGAGTTTTAAAAAGATGATCCAATCCTTAGAAGGATATGATGTGGTTCTGTTTGGAGAATTACATAATAATGCCTTCGTTCACTGGGCGCAGTTGCGCACACTAAAAGCTCTGCATGCAAAGAAGGGTAATCAGCTCATTTTAGGTGCGGAAATGTTTGAGAGGGATAATCAGGAGGGTTTAGACCGTTATTTGAAAGGAGAGATAGACAGTAAGCAGTTAGGTGAAGAAGTGAGACTTTGGAAGAATCATCCTACTGATTATGCTCCATTGGTAGATTTTGCCAAGAAGGAAGGTTTGGTTTTCCGGGCAACTAATGTTCCTCGCAGGTTTGCCTCAGAAGTAGCCAGGAAAGGATTAGATTCACTAAAATTGAGTGACGATGAAAGGTCTTATGTGGTGAAGCTGCCTTTTGATGTTAGTTTAGATACTCCAGGATATCAGGAAATGGTAAAGATGGTACATTCAGGGGCAAATGCTATGAATTTTGTAGCCGCGCAGGCTATCAAAGATGCCACCATGGCGGAATCTATTCTTCAGGTTTGGGCTCCCGGAAAGCAGCTCTTACATTTTCACGGAGATTTTCATAGTAAAGATTTTGGTGGGATATATTGGTACTTGAAGAAAGCCAGGCCGGAGTTAAAAGTAGCTGTGGTTTCTATTATGGAGTCAGAAGATGCAGATCTTAGATTACCTCAGAAAGGTACCCAATTCAATCTGGTTATTCCTGTAGATATGGCGAAAAGTTATTAA